The Prevotella herbatica genome contains the following window.
GAAGAAGACTGATTGCATAAAGGTTGGTGATGCTGTACTTGCCGAAATATTACCACATAAATTTGTGTTACATAGAATTGTAAAAATAAACAATGACGCAATAACACTCAGAGGTGATGGTAATCTTAGTGATGAGCATTGCCATAGAAACGATATATTAGGAACGGCAATTGGTTTTTACAGAAAAGGAAGGAACAGAGTTGACAGTACTGACGGAATGAAATGGAAAGTGTATTCGTTTATTTGGATGAGCTTATACCCTATCAGACGTTACTTGCTGGCTTTTTATAGGAGAATTTGGATAAAACTATTTGGAATAGCATAACAATATAATAAACAGATGAAGACAAAAAAAGGATTTAATCTTCGCCAGATATGTGGAGAGAATGTAATTATCGCCGAAGGTGAAGAAAATATAGATTTCAGTAACATCATTAGTATGAATGAAAGTTCAGCTTATCTTTGGAAAAATATACAGGATAAGGATTTCTCTGAAGATGAACTTGTTAAACTATTGACTGATGAATATGAAGTAGATGAGGTTACCGCAAAATCAGACGTTAACTGTTTAGTGAAGTCTTGGCTTGATGCTGGAATAATAGAATAAAAGAATAATGGGCAAGAAATTTAATTCCTGCCCATTTTATTATTTAAGGTGTTCTGTAAACCAATTTGTTATTTGTCTTAGCAAATGGGTCCTGGTGTTTCCACCACTTATACCATGATTCCTGTTCGTATAGAAATTCTCTTTAAAGTCTTTGTCTACTTGAACTAACGCCTCAGAATATTCTATTGTGTTTTGTGGATGAACATTGTCGTCTGCAAGACCGTGACATATAAGTAATGCACCATGAAGATTATTAGCACGTTCTATTGGATTTGTTGCATATCCTTGTGCGTTTTCCTTTGGTGTTCTCATATAGCGCTCTGTATATATTGTGTCATAGAAGTGCCAGTTTGTTGGTGGTGCTACAGCAACACCGGCTGCGAATACAGGAGTCCCCTCACTCATTGACATTAAAGTATTAAATCCTCCAAAGCTCCAGCCCCAGATGCCAATCTTATTTTTATCTACATATTCTTGTTTGCCCAACCATAGTGCTGTTTCAACTTGATCTTTAGATTCCAATTCGCCAATTTTAAGATAGGTACATTTCTCAAAATCAGAGCCTCTACCGCCAGTACCGCGACCATCAACACATACAATGATAAATCCTTGCTGTGCTAAATACTGATCAAATGCACCGCCATTTCCCATAGAACCTGCACTCCATGAATTTAAAACCTGTTGGCTTCCAGGACCACTATACTGGAACATTATTACAGGATACTTTTTGCTCTTATCAAAGTTAGCTGGTTTAACCATCCAACCGTCAAGTTTTACGCCTTCAGATGTTGTGAATGAAAACTCTTCACGTGGTGTGAAACCATATTCCTTTATCTTTTCTTTTAGTCCGCTGTTGGTAACAGGAGTTGATATGATTCTTCCATCATTATTTCTAATCGTGAAAACATAAGGAGTATTGTAATTCCCCCATGTATTCAAGAAATATTTATAATCACCAGAGAAAATAGCAGAGTTATATCCAGCTGCATCAGTCAGTCTTTCTATTTTACCGTTCTTTTTTGAAACATATATCTGTCTGTCATGTGGGTTAAGGGCTGCTGCCTGATAATACACATCACCTGATGATTCGTCAAATCCATAAACGCTTGTTATATCATAATTTCCATTACCAATTTTGCGTAGCAAACTGCCATTCATGCTATATTGGTATAGGTGCATATAACCATCACGATCACTTGGGAAAATTATAGAATTCTTACCTATAATAATATCTTCCATCGCCTCTTCCTTGACATACTTATCTGTCTTTTCTTTTATCAAAAGTTGTGATGTCGTTGTGCGTGGATTTACGCTATATAGATTCAGCTCGTCTTGATGACGATTCATTGTGAAAACAATAATCTTCTCTGCTTCAGTCGTTGGTTTGATTCTTGGTATATATCCGTCTGGATTTAGAGGAACTTGAAGTTTGTTCGTTTTATGACTACTTATATTGTAACTCCAAACAGATACTATAGAGTTATCTTCTCCTGCTTTTGGATATTTATATGAATATATACTAGGATAAACAGAATTTCTGTCAAGACTTGGGGCTTCTCCTTTATATAATTCCAATGGATATTGTTTTACTCTACTCTCATCATATTTTACCCAGCAGAGCATCTTGCTGTCAGCAGTGAAGCATAAAGATTTATTTGTAGAAAACTCTTCTTCGTTTACCCAATCAGGTACGCCATTGATAATCTCGTTAAATTTTCCATCCTTCGTAATCTGGCTTTCAGCGTTTCCATATAACAGTTTTACAAGGAAGATATTATTATCTCTCACGAATGCAATCTGCTGTCCGTCAGGTGACCAAGTCGGTATTTGTTGTGGTCCTCCGTCAGAGAGCTTTTCAAGTTTACGAGTTGCCACATTATATATATAATATACAGCCGTAAAAGAACGTCTGTATATTTTACGAGTATCTGTCTGAATAAGTAAATACTTTGAATCCGGTGATAAAATATATCCGTCAAAGTCCTTGATTTTTTCACCCTGAGTGTTATTCACATCAAACATGACTCCTGTTTGCTTTCCATTTTTGAAAGAGTAAGTCAGAATCTGCTTCTTGTTTTCGCTAATATTAGCGTATTGATCTGTTCCTGGAAGTGGATTTACGCCTGTAACATACTCTGGTGAAAAGGTGTTTCCTGTAACATCTTTCAGTGTTATTATCTTATTAGCATTCATTTGAGATGAAGCAAAAAGTAAAGATATACACATTACAAAAAATTTCTTCATAAGATGAAAATTAAGTGTTTAAAATTTGAATACAAAATTAATGAAAAAATATCTATTATACGCTAGCAATGACTAAAAACAAAACAAATATTTTATAATATTCGTATTTTTGTTACTAATTAGCAGCAAAATAAAGTAAAAGTAATAATACATGGACTTTTTTTTCATATCTTTGCAGCATGAATGGATATTATAATGATTTTTCTACTTGGATAAAAACAGTATTACCATATAAGGTACAAAAAATAAGTATAGATGCTGGCTTTTCATGCCCAAACAGAGATGGTAGAATCAGCTATGGAGGTTGTGTGTTTTGTGATAATAAAACATTTAATCCATCCTATTGTAATCCAGAAAAAACAATATCTCAGCAGATAAAAGAGGGAAAAGAATTCTTTAGGAGTAAGTATCCAGACATGAAATATTTAGCATATTTTCAAGCCTTTACAAATACTTACGCGCCGCTTGACGAGTTAAAGAAAATGTATCTTGAAGCTTTGGAAACTGAAGATGTTGTGGGAATAGTGATTGGTACCCGTCCAGACTGCGTTAGCGATGAATTACTTGATTTTCTTGAAGAACTAAAAGAACGCACTTTCGTTATAGTTGAATATGGTATTGAGAGTGCAAATGATAAAACTCTTAAGGATATAAACAGAGGACATGACTTTGAATGTAGTTGCAAAGCTATACAGCGGACACATGAACATGGAATATTATGCTGTGGTCATGTAATACTTGGTTTGCCTGGTGAAGATGTTCAGGAATGCTTGAAGCAAGCCAGAAAAATTTCGCAACTTCCAATAGATATTCTTAAAATTCATCAGCTACAAGTAATAAAAGGAACAAAACTAGCAACGCAGTATGCTGAAAAACAGTTTAAAGTTTATAGCGTTGATGAATATATACAATTATTAGCAGAGTATATTCGTAATCTTAATCCAAATATTGTGTTGGAACGCTTTGTCAGCCAGTCACCAGCAGATATGCTTATAGCACCGAAATGGGGTCTGAAAAATTATGAATTTACAAACCTTTTTATGAATTATCTAAAGGAAAATAACATTAAGCAAGGCGATTCTATTTAACCGTTATATGAAAACATCCTTGATGAACTTCATATTTGATGTGGCAGCGATTTTGCTCACGCATATCATTGAGAACTTCGCTTAAGACCCATTTCAAGGTGTCATTTCTTACTTTGCGTCTATTCTCCCCTGGTGCTTCTACTGTTTTGTATCTGTTGTAACAAACGTCTACTGTTGTTCCATAAAGGTGACAACTATTTTGTGTAGCGTTACCATTATGACTTCTTAATTTTTGAACATCAGACTTTGAACGCATGACACTAGTTATTATAATTTTATGCAGCGGTATCCTTTTAACTTGCAGTGAATCAAAGAAGTTACGGGCAATATCTTGAAGTAAAACTGCAGCACGTGGAACAAGGTAAGGAATACTTGATTTCAAGTTGTCTACATAATAATATGGATTGCTACCAATATAAACAAGTTCGCCAATACGTTGTTCAGCTTCGTTGCGATTCTGAACTGGATTTACTCCATATTTCTTTGCCGAAATTAATTGTACGTCATTCTGATCAGGGAAGGCTATTCCAAAATTAGGAACACTATATATTTTATTTTTCACCAAAGAACCATCTTTATTAAAGAATTTAGAAGCTACTGGTATCTTTAGTGAAAATTCATCCGTCTTTTCAATAGATTTATTAGCTGATTCTGTAGGTTTATTGCATGAACTATCTGACTTTGATACACTAATATGTGTTTTTACAACATTTGGAAACGAGCATCTTATTATGCCTAAAAACACAACAATAATGCCAAAACCCTGTAAAAATCTATTCTTGGATATCTTCATGATTTTATAAACTTCATTTTTAGTCATGCAAAGATATACTAAATATTTGGTAATCTCAAAAAAAAACAATAATTTTGCACCTAAAATTTAAGTATCTCACACTTTGATAGAGAAGCATATAGTTTTGGAAGAAATTGACCCTGTAGTCTTCTATGGCGTCAATAATAGTCATTTACAGATGATTAAATCACTATTCCCCAAACTCAGAATCGTTGCACGTGATAATGTAATAAGGGTTTTAGGAGATGAGGAGGAAATGGCTAAAATCGAAGAAGACATTGAAACTATGCGTCTGCATGTTTTGAAATTCAATTCAATCACAGACGAAGATATCCTTGATATTATAAAAGGAAAGAAAACCAAGGCAGAAGCAACCAAGGATGTATTAGTTTACAATATATCTGGTCGCCCTATTAAGAGCCGTTCAGAAAATCAACAAAAACTTATTGACGCATTTGAGAAGACCGATATGACATTTGCTGTTGGTCCTGCAGGAACTGGTAAAACCTATCTCAGTATAGCTTTAGCAGTAAAGGCGTTGAAAGAAAAGACAGCAAAGAAGATTATCTTGAGTCGCCCTGCTGTTGAAGCTGGAGAAAAACTTGGTTTCCTTCCAGGTGATATGAAAGATAAGATAGATCCATATTTACAACCCCTGTATGATGCATTGGAAGATATGATTCCTACTGCAAAATTGCAGGAAATGATGGAAAAACATATCATTCAGATTGCTCCTTTGGCTTTTATGAGGGGCAGAACTTTAAGTGATGCTGTTGTAATCCTTGATGAGGCGCAAAATACAACATCTCAACAGATAAGAATGTTCCTGACCAGAATGGGCTCTAGTACAAGAATGATTATAACTGGAGATATTACGCAGATAGACTTACCTAGAGATCAAAGAAGTGGACTTAAGGAAGCACTGAAGATTCTTGAACATGTTGATGGTATTAGTATAGTGAATCTTACCCAAAAAGATATTGTCAGACATAAACTTGTTACTCGCATTGTGAATGCCTATGACAAATTTGATAAGGCAAAGGAAAAAGAAAGGGAAGAAAACAATATTAAGAGAGCACAAAGACGTGAACACTTTAATGATGAGGAAGAGTTTGCGATATTTGAAAAGATTGATAACGATATTAATTAATAATTAAAATGAAGGCTTTAACTAAAACTGATTTCCGTTTCGATGGACAGAAGAGTGTTTACCACGGCAAAGTTCGTGACGTTTACAACATCAATGATGACCTTATGGTCATGGTTGCAACAGACAGAATTTCGGCATTTGACGTCGTCCTGCCAAAAGGTATTCCTTTTAAAGGACAAGTGTTAAACCAGATAGCTGCAAAATTTCTTGATGCAACTAGTGATATCTGTCCAAATTGGAAACTTGCTACACCAGACCCAATGGTTACAGTAGGACTTAAATGTGAAGGATTTCGTGTTGAAATGATTATCCGTTCTATTCTTACAGGAAGTGCATGGCGTTCTTATAGTGAAGGATGCAGAGAACTTTGCGGAGTAAAACTTCCAGACGGAATGAAGGAAAATCAATATTTCCCAGAGCCAATCGTTACTCCTACTACAAAAGCTGACGAGGGTCATGATATGAATATCTCAAAAGAGGAAATTATCTCTCAGGGTATTGTCTCTAAAGAAGATTATGAAGTAATGGAAGACTACACTAAAAAACTATTTAAGCGTGGTCAGGAAATTGCTAAAAAACAAGGACTTATTCTTGTTGATACAAAATATGAATTCGGAAAGCGTGATGGTAAGGTTTATTTGATTGATGAGATTCATACTCCAGATTCAAGCCGTTACTTTTATGCTGATGGATATGAGAGAAAATTCAATGCAGGAGAACCACAGAAACAACTTTCTAAAGAGTTTGTTCGTCAATGGCTTATCGAACATAATTTCATGAACGAGCCTGGTCAGACTATGCCTGAAATTACTGATGAGTATGCAGAAAGTGTTAGCCAGAGATACATTGAACTTTATGAGCATATTACTGGTGAAAAGCTTGATAAGACAACAGAATCTGGGGATATTGCAGCTAGAATTGAGAAGAACGTTTCAGAATATCTTAAAATAGCAAAACACTAAATCGCTTAGAATAGATAAGTGGTGTACACAATACTAAATGATGTATAAACAAGAAAAGATAAAGCCTTATGGCAGAGACGATGACAAGGGCAAATTAGTTGAACAGATGTTTGACAATATTGCCCCGACATACGATACTCTGAATCATAGACTCTCATGGGATATAGACAAAGGATGGCGCAAAAAAGCTATAAAGCAGTTGGCCCCTTTCAAACCTATGAACATTTTAGATATAGCAACAGGAACCGGTGACTTTGCAATCTTATCTGCAAAGATGCTGGAGCCTGAAGCTCTTGTCGGAGCTGATATTTCTGAAGGAATGATGAATGTCGGCAGACAAAAAGTCATAAGAGAAGGATTGCAAGATGTTATTTCTTTTAAAAAGGAAGATTGTTTAAACCTTTCTTTTGAGAATGATACATTTGATGCTGTTACTGCATCTTTTGGAATTCGTAATTTCCAAGACTTAGATAAGGGGTTATGCGAAATGTATAGAGTTTTAAAAAAAGGTGGACATCTGAGTATTGTTGAACTCACACAACCTGTAGGTTTCCCTATGCATCAATTATTTAAAATATACTCACATACTATTCTTCCGACTTATGGAAAGTTAATCTCAAAAGATTGTAATGCATACGAATATTTAACAGCAACGATAGAAGCTTTCCCGCAAGGTGAAGTGATGTTGGAAATATTACATAAGGCCGGTTTTGAAGAAGCAAGTTTCAAGCGATTGACATTTGGTATATGTACAATGTATTTCGCTACTAAATAAAAGCTATTATTATTTTTCTTAAACATCACAATATGGATAAATATGGATTAATCGGTATGCCTTTGGGGCACTCATTCTCTATTGGCTATTTCAATGAAAAGTTTGAGAACGAGAAAATCAATGCTAAGTATATCAATTTTGAGATACCTAACATAGAAACCATGCCTGAGATTATAGCAACTAATCCAGAACTGAAAGGACTTAATGTAACGATCCCTTACAAAGAGAAAGTTATCAGTTATCTTGATGATATTAGTCCTGAAGCTAGGGCAATAGGTGCTGTAAATGTTATCCGCATTTCCCATAAGGGTAAGAATACTATTCTAAAGGGTTTTAACAGTGATGTTATTGGGTTCACAAGGAGTATAGAACCTTTAATTGAAAAATGTCATAAGAAGGCATTGGTTCTTGGTACTGGTGGCGCATCAAAGGCTATTAATTATGGCTTGAAGTCTTTAGGACTTGAAACTCTTTTTGTAAGTAGAAGTGAACGCCCTAATGCTATTCAGTACAATAAAATTACTCCAGAACTTATTCAGGAATATAATGTAATAGTGAATTGTACACCATGTGGAATGTATCCACATGCTGATGAATGTCCTGATTTACCGTATGAGTATATGGATAATCATACTCTCTTGTATGATCTCATATATAATCCAGACATGACATTGTTCATGCAAAAAGGGGCGAAACAGGGTGCAACAGTAAAGAATGGTTTAGAAATGCTTTTATTGCAAGCCTTTGCTAGTTGGGAATTTTGGAACGAAGATAGATAAATACTATAAAAATATTATGGATAATAGATATATGATGCGCGGTGTGTCTGCTGCAAAAGAGGATGTTCACAATGCTATCAAAAATATAGATAAGGGAATCTTTCCACAGGCATTCTGTAAAATAATACCTGATATACTAGGTGGAGACCCTGAGTATTGCAATATTATGCATGCTGATGGAGCGGGTACAAAATCGTCGCTAGCATACATGTATTGGAAAGAAACTGGAGACTTGGATGTTTGGAAAGGTATCGCTCAAGATGCAATAGTAATGAATACAGATGATTTACTATGCATTGGCGCTGTAGACAATATTCTTGTATCAAGTACAATTGGAAGAAACAAGATGTTGATTCCTGGTGATTTGATATCTGCTATTATAAACGGTACAGATGACCTTTTAGCAGAAATGCGCAATATGGGCATCGGTATTTATCCAACTGGAGGTGAAACTGCTGATGTTGGCGATCTAGTAAGAACAATTATCGTAGACTCTACTGTAACTTGCAGAATGAAGCGTAGCGATGTTATTGATAATGCGAACATACGCCCAGGAGACGTTATTGTTGGATTGAGCTCTACTGGTCAGGCAACATACGAGAAGAAGTATAATGGCGGTATGGGTAGCAATGGACTTACTAGTGCTAGACATGATGTGTTCTCAAAATATCTTGCAGAAAAATTCCCAGAGAGTTATGACCATGCAGTCCCTGAAGAATTAGTTTTCAGTGGAAAGTATAAATTAACTGATGCTGTTGAGGGTAGTCCTTTAAACGCTGGAGAATTAGTACTCTCTCCTACCCGTACTTATGCGCCAGTTATTAAGAAAATACTTGATAAGCTACGTCCAGAAGTTCACGGTATGGTACATTGTACCGGTGGTGCACAAACCAAAGTATTACATTTCGTAAGCGATAATTGCAAAGTAATTAAAGATAACATGTTCCCTATTCCACCATTATTCAGAGCGATAAAAGAGTGCTCTGGTACTGATTGGAAAGAAATGTATCAAGTTTTCAATATGGGACATAGAATGGAAATATACGTTAAACCTGAATTTGCTGATGAAATAATCAAGATAAGCAAAGAGTTTAACATTGATGCACAAATTGTAGGCCATATTGAAGAAGGAAAGAAGAGCCTGATAATTAAGTCAGAATTCGGAACTTTTGAATATTAAAGTAAAGGTTGCAAAACCTTTAGGATAATATTTCACAAAAAGATAACAACTAATATACATATATGCCAGAAAATAATAGCATACTAGAGAAATTGGACGGACTTGAGAGCCGTTTCGAAGAAGTCAGTACACTTATCACTGATCCTGATGTAATAGCAGATCAATCACGATATGTAAAACTCACAAAGGAATGGAAAGACCTTGGTGACCTAATGAATGCACGTAAGGACTATCTTGCTTGCCTGAATTCTATCAAGGAAGCAAAAGACATTCTTACAAATGAGAACGACGCTGACATGAAAGAAATGGCTCGTGAGGAATTACAAGAAAATGAAACTCTACAACCACAAATTGAAGAGAAAATCAAAATGCTTTTAGTTCCTAAAGACCCTGAAGACGCTAAAAATGTCCAAATGGAAATTAGAGCCGGCGCTGGTGGTGATGAAGCTGCACTATTTGCAGGTGATTTATTCAACATGTATAAGAGATATAGTGATATAAAGGGCTGGAATCTTAGTATTACTGATATCTCTGAAGGTGCTGTCGGTGGATACAAAGAGATAGATTTTGTTATCAGTGGGGCTGATGTTTATGGCACAATGAAATATGAAAGTGGTGTACATCGTGTACAACGTGTGCCATCTACAGAATCTCAAGGTAGAATGCAGACGAGTGCAGCTACTGTTGCAGTGTTGCCAGAAGCAGACAAATTTGAAGTTAACATCAATGAAGGCAACGTTAAATGGGATACATTCCGCTCTAGTGGTGCTGGTGGTCAGAATGTAAACAAGGTTGAATCTGGAGTAAGATTGCGCTATCCTTGGAAAAATCCAAATACAGGCGAAGTAGAAGAAATTCTTATTGAATGTACAGAGACACGTGATCAGCCTAAGAATAAGGAACGTGCTTTAAGTCGTTTGTATACTTTCATCCATGATCGCGAACATCAAAAATACGTAGATGATATTGCTAGCAGAAGAAAAAGCCTTGTATCAACAGGTGACCGTTCTGCAAAAATTCGAACATACAATTTTCCACAGGGACGTGTTACAGATCATCGTATCGGTTTTACAACCCATGACCTTCAGGGATTTCTTGGTGGAAACATTCAAGAGATGATAGATGCCTTAACAGTGGCTGAAAACGCCGAGAAACTTAAGGCCGAAAGTTTGTAAATATAAGAATCAAAAGAGTTACTTATTATGAATAGAACGGATTTAGTAAAGCAGATATTCAATAAAAAAAGTTTTTTGTGTGTAGGCCTTGATGTCGACATAAACAAAATACCTAAACATTTATTGAAAGAAGAAGATCCGATATTTGCTTTTAATAAAGCCATTATTGATGCTACTGCAAAATATTGTGTAGCCTATAAACCAAATCTGGCTTTTTACGAATGCTATGGTATTAAGGGTATGGTTGCTTTTGAGCGCACCATAAGTTATTTAAAGTCAGCATATTCTGACCATTTTATTATAGCAGATGCTAAACGCGGTGATATAGGTAATACTAGCACAATGTATGCTAAAACATTTTTTGAAGAATATAATTTAGATGCTTTAACTGTAGCTCCTTATATGGGTGAAGACAGCGTTAAACCATTTCTAGAATATAAAGATAAATGGGTTATATTATTGGCTCTTACTAGTAATAAGGGAAGCCATGATTTCCAACTTATTGAGGATAAAAATGGTGAAAGACTCTTTGAAAAGGTATTGAGTAAAAGTCAGGAATGGGGAAATGAAGATAATATGATGTATGTTGTTGGTGCAACACAAGGAAAAATGTTTGAAGACATTCGTAAAATTGCACCTAATCATTTCTTGTTGGTTCCTGGTGTCGGTGCTCAAGGAGGTAGTTTGCAGGAAGTATGCCAATATGGAATTATTAAAGATTGTGGATTGCTTGTAAATTCTTCACGTGGTATAATTTTTGCCAGTAACGGTGATGATTATGCAGATGCTGCTGCGGTAAAGGCTCATGATATTCAGCTAGAAATGGCTAACGAACTATCAAAGCTTGCTTAAGTTCATCTTCAGTTAGTACAAAGTGTATTCTATGACGATCACTGCATTAAAAATCAAATAATATCTTAGTTATTAACCATAACTGAATAAAATTTGCTATATTTGCAAAATTATTATAGAATTTGATATATAAATATGGAATTTACAGCAAAACAAATAGCCCAATTTATTCAGGGTAGTATTGAGGGTGATGAAAACGTAACTATCAATACATTTGCAAAAATAGAGGAAGGTGTACCGGGAGCAATCTCATTCCTTTCGAACCCCAAATATACTCATTACATTTATGAAACAAAGTCATCAGTCGTTCTTGTTGATGAAACTTTGATATTAGATAAGCCTGTAGAAGCAACTATAATTCGTGTGGCTAATGCTCGTGATTGCGTAGCTAAGTTATTACAGATGTATGATGCTGCTATGCGCCCTAAAAAGAATGGTATTGATTCTTTAGCTTTTATATCTTCTAAAGCTCAAATTGGCA
Protein-coding sequences here:
- the prfA gene encoding peptide chain release factor 1, coding for MPENNSILEKLDGLESRFEEVSTLITDPDVIADQSRYVKLTKEWKDLGDLMNARKDYLACLNSIKEAKDILTNENDADMKEMAREELQENETLQPQIEEKIKMLLVPKDPEDAKNVQMEIRAGAGGDEAALFAGDLFNMYKRYSDIKGWNLSITDISEGAVGGYKEIDFVISGADVYGTMKYESGVHRVQRVPSTESQGRMQTSAATVAVLPEADKFEVNINEGNVKWDTFRSSGAGGQNVNKVESGVRLRYPWKNPNTGEVEEILIECTETRDQPKNKERALSRLYTFIHDREHQKYVDDIASRRKSLVSTGDRSAKIRTYNFPQGRVTDHRIGFTTHDLQGFLGGNIQEMIDALTVAENAEKLKAESL
- the pyrF gene encoding orotidine-5'-phosphate decarboxylase — encoded protein: MNRTDLVKQIFNKKSFLCVGLDVDINKIPKHLLKEEDPIFAFNKAIIDATAKYCVAYKPNLAFYECYGIKGMVAFERTISYLKSAYSDHFIIADAKRGDIGNTSTMYAKTFFEEYNLDALTVAPYMGEDSVKPFLEYKDKWVILLALTSNKGSHDFQLIEDKNGERLFEKVLSKSQEWGNEDNMMYVVGATQGKMFEDIRKIAPNHFLLVPGVGAQGGSLQEVCQYGIIKDCGLLVNSSRGIIFASNGDDYADAAAVKAHDIQLEMANELSKLA